Genomic DNA from Brevinematales bacterium:
TTTGTAGATAAACCGGGTCAGTGTATTTTATACTTACGTTTTTGGCGTTATTCTTAATATTTTCAGCAGGATACTTTTACCCTTCTCGATAATTTTATAGATAAACTCATCTTTTATCAATAAAAGAAGAAGAATATAGAAAGCCGAGGAGGTCGCGGTTCCGAGGATGAATAGAAGAAGGGTATCGGGGATAAAAATACGGAACACGAATATAATACCCAGCATCCCCGCGGCGCCTATCAGGTAATTGATACTGCTCCGTGGGAATAAAGGGATGGACAGGTATTTCCGTGATAATATGTATAGCGTGATAACAAACGACGCCTCTGATAACGACATGGCCGCGCAGGTCGCGTTAAACGAAAATAATGGGATAAAAATAATATTCAGGGTAAAATTCACTACCGCTCCCGCTAATGTTGCGAGAGTCATTTTTCGCTCCTGGTTATTGGGTAAAAGGACGTGGAAAACAAAGAAAGCCGATAACGGGGTGAGTAGAACGATTGGGGCAAGAAATTTAAGCGCAAGGCTTGCCGCTAAAAACTTGTCGCCGCCGAATACGAATAACAATTCGTGGGAAAAGGATGTTAAAAGAACGATGGCGGGGAAGGAGAGAAAAAATATAAAGTTCAGGGAACGTGTAGCCAGCTCGTTATACTCCTTCTGCATCCGGTTATTCAGATAGAACGATAGTCGCGGTATCAGTACATTGGAGAGGGACATGATGAGCGCCATAGACATTGCAACAATTTTCCCGTTGATCGCGTATAACCCCACCGCCGCGTCGCCCTTTATGCCGCCTAAAAGAATTGTATCAAGTGTTTTATATACACTGGCGATAATTCCCCCCAGGAAAAGAAGGAATACGGGTTTCAAATGTCGCCGCAGGTCCAGATTCCTAAAGCTGAAGCTGACATATCTTCGGCTGTTGATCATATTGAGTATATTCGCCCCGCTGATCGCTATCACGAAAATCAGCGCGTAAAAAAGGTAATCGGATTTCTGATGAATCAGGATAAAGATCAGCCCGAAAGAAACGATTTTAAAAACGATGCTCCGGATAGTGATATATCTGTAATTCTCGATCCCGCTGTAGAGCCAGTCGATCGCGAAAATATTGAGAATTAAATTTCCTCCCAGGATAATGTATAAAAGAGGGTCGTTTTTCATTTTATCGATAAACATAAAAAGAACGATATAAGCGAGAGTGGAAACAAGCGTAAAGATGGTGCTGAGGATAAACAATTCTGAGAACACTTTATTCAGTTTATCACGGTCTCCCCTGACTTTAGAAACCTCCTTGATACCGTATGCGGGAATCCCAACGCTGGCTAATAGAATAAAATACCCGACAACAGACTGTGCATAGTTGACTCTTCCGATACCCTCGGGCTCTAAGAGTCTCGCCACATAAGGGAATGTGATGAGAGGAAAGATTATATTCAGGACGGTTAATAGGGTATTATAAATATAGTTTTTTGAAATCGAAGGTTGATTACTCATAATTTATCCGCTAATACTCATTAAATTCTCCCTAAAGAAGGTATATTATAATCTTCTTTGTGCTTTTTCACAAGATACTTTGTAAGAAAGAAAATAGGATGATTAGATAGACCTTTCAAAAAAATTCGATAGCGATATTTATAACGATTCCCTTGAACTTTGTACCGATCATCTCCTGGATTGCAGGATATGAAAAAACCTTTAAATCCCGGGGGCTGTTCGCGGGTTCTATCCCTGATTTCCGAGGGTATATTGGACTATACCCACTACCGTTTTTTTACCCAAAAAAGCATCCTTAGGATTATCAACGAATTCGGTTATGAAGTTTTGAATTTGAAAGAGTTAAAACCGGATAAAAACAGGATATTAAAAAATGCAAAAATTTTTGTTTTTGGA
This window encodes:
- a CDS encoding flippase; amino-acid sequence: MSNQPSISKNYIYNTLLTVLNIIFPLITFPYVARLLEPEGIGRVNYAQSVVGYFILLASVGIPAYGIKEVSKVRGDRDKLNKVFSELFILSTIFTLVSTLAYIVLFMFIDKMKNDPLLYIILGGNLILNIFAIDWLYSGIENYRYITIRSIVFKIVSFGLIFILIHQKSDYLFYALIFVIAISGANILNMINSRRYVSFSFRNLDLRRHLKPVFLLFLGGIIASVYKTLDTILLGGIKGDAAVGLYAINGKIVAMSMALIMSLSNVLIPRLSFYLNNRMQKEYNELATRSLNFIFFLSFPAIVLLTSFSHELLFVFGGDKFLAASLALKFLAPIVLLTPLSAFFVFHVLLPNNQERKMTLATLAGAVVNFTLNIIFIPLFSFNATCAAMSLSEASFVITLYILSRKYLSIPLFPRSSINYLIGAAGMLGIIFVFRIFIPDTLLLFILGTATSSAFYILLLLLIKDEFIYKIIEKGKSILLKILRITPKT